A genomic window from Brevibacillus agri includes:
- a CDS encoding cell division protein FtsQ/DivIB has product MAVFEERIPQVKQQRPRRKGNRKLVFLLVLFFLTVLIIVFIRSPYSKVQEIQVIGNDIYPAEQIVQQSGLARDMQFLNVWESSVQSNLQPLEGIKSVTVSRSFPGVIRLHVTELKRVAFWNGQDGSRYPLLENGKVLKQVNFADRVVDRPLISSWTAPELLPNLAKALSRLTPNVLAEISDITLTPTVYDKQRVTLYMRDGNEVRSVVYKLDKMLNWYPAIVAELPAGTKGVLSMFEQPWFVPYGAAGSDGVPLTDNQQQTEKPQ; this is encoded by the coding sequence ATGGCGGTATTTGAAGAACGCATTCCGCAAGTCAAGCAGCAACGCCCCAGAAGAAAAGGAAACCGCAAGCTAGTTTTTCTCTTGGTGCTGTTTTTTCTTACCGTACTTATCATCGTTTTTATTCGATCACCATACAGCAAAGTGCAGGAAATTCAAGTGATCGGCAATGACATTTACCCAGCGGAGCAAATTGTCCAGCAGTCTGGCCTCGCGCGCGACATGCAATTTCTCAACGTATGGGAGAGCAGCGTGCAGAGCAACCTGCAGCCGCTGGAAGGCATCAAAAGCGTAACGGTCAGCCGCTCGTTCCCGGGAGTCATCCGCCTGCACGTGACAGAGCTGAAGCGGGTCGCTTTCTGGAACGGCCAGGACGGCAGCCGCTATCCGCTGCTCGAAAACGGGAAAGTATTGAAGCAGGTGAATTTTGCCGATCGCGTGGTGGACAGGCCGTTAATCAGCTCCTGGACAGCGCCTGAGCTCCTCCCGAACCTCGCCAAAGCGTTATCCAGACTGACGCCGAACGTGCTCGCAGAGATTTCGGACATAACTCTGACGCCAACGGTGTACGATAAGCAGCGGGTGACCTTGTACATGCGCGACGGAAACGAAGTGCGCAGTGTGGTCTACAAGCTCGACAAAATGTTGAACTGGTATCCGGCAATCGTGGCTGAGCTGCCCGCAGGTACCAAAGGGGTGCTCTCCATGTTTGAGCAGCCGTGGTTTGTTCCATACGGCGCGGCGGGAAGCGATGGCGTGCCGCTTACGGACAACCAGCAGCAAACAGAAAAGCCGCAGTAA
- a CDS encoding DUF881 domain-containing protein: MSRRRKFHLYLTVVTFCTGFLVATSFETTKLTRKERLNDQLFQQETQLNDRILSEKEQNRHLEKQLIDLQRQVGKVEEAMAQRKSEAAETLSQLEAARMLSGVVAVEGPGIVITMQDSQTAASSSDIANFIVHEQDVRLVVNELRAAGAEAISINGQRLVSNSSIRCVGPTIIVNGIKSAAPFVISAIGNPETMESALNLPGGVLHSLQDFVQIDLAKKDKLQLPAFVGDAKTKHS; this comes from the coding sequence ATGAGTCGTCGCCGCAAGTTTCATTTGTATTTAACTGTTGTGACCTTCTGTACCGGTTTTTTGGTAGCGACCTCGTTTGAGACTACCAAGCTCACGCGCAAAGAGCGGCTGAACGATCAGTTGTTCCAGCAGGAAACGCAATTGAACGATCGGATTTTGTCCGAAAAAGAACAAAACAGGCATCTGGAAAAACAACTGATCGATCTGCAGCGGCAGGTGGGCAAAGTCGAGGAAGCGATGGCGCAGCGAAAATCGGAAGCAGCCGAAACGCTCAGCCAACTGGAAGCCGCGCGGATGCTCTCTGGCGTAGTAGCCGTAGAAGGGCCGGGAATCGTCATCACGATGCAAGACAGCCAAACGGCCGCCAGCAGCTCGGACATCGCCAACTTCATCGTGCATGAGCAGGACGTCCGCCTGGTCGTCAACGAGCTGCGTGCAGCGGGAGCGGAGGCGATCAGCATCAACGGCCAGCGGCTGGTGAGCAACTCTTCCATCCGCTGTGTCGGGCCGACGATTATCGTCAACGGGATCAAGTCAGCGGCTCCCTTTGTGATTTCGGCAATCGGCAATCCGGAGACGATGGAGAGTGCTCTCAATTTGCCGGGGGGAGTACTGCACTCCCTGCAAGATTTTGTTCAAATCGACCTGGCGAAAAAGGACAAGTTGCAACTGCCGGCTTTCGTCGGCGACGCCAAAACGAAACACTCCTAA
- a CDS encoding DUF881 domain-containing protein, translating to MLQKSRKITFILAIISAIIGVMLAVQLRSSLHPVHKESRSIAELRTTLQKELEKHKNLLADISKYNQLYYQYETSLSEDESISVMKEELERNRRLAGMVEVEGEGIVLQVVDAPMPEEPILDDHMQVPVVGEYTIDDEDLRWLVNILFANGAQAVSINEHRLVATSAIRNVGDVIQIDTRTIKPPYEIKALGEPEVLLSALKLEGVEENFRLANKKVLAEKRDKLMISANKETRVIQFMKPVKEKGDS from the coding sequence ATGTTACAAAAAAGCCGTAAAATCACGTTTATTCTTGCCATTATTAGTGCTATCATAGGTGTGATGTTGGCTGTACAGTTGCGCAGCAGCTTACATCCCGTACATAAGGAGTCGCGCAGCATCGCGGAACTTCGGACCACGCTGCAAAAAGAACTGGAGAAACACAAGAACCTGCTTGCAGATATTTCCAAGTACAATCAGTTGTACTACCAATACGAAACCTCGCTAAGTGAAGACGAGAGCATTTCTGTCATGAAAGAAGAGCTGGAACGAAACCGCCGGTTGGCCGGAATGGTGGAAGTGGAAGGAGAAGGCATTGTGCTGCAAGTCGTCGATGCCCCCATGCCCGAGGAGCCGATTCTGGACGATCACATGCAGGTGCCTGTTGTAGGGGAATACACGATTGACGATGAAGATTTGCGTTGGCTGGTCAATATCCTGTTTGCGAACGGAGCGCAGGCGGTATCCATCAATGAGCACAGGTTGGTTGCCACCTCTGCGATTCGCAATGTCGGGGATGTCATTCAGATCGATACGAGGACGATTAAACCTCCGTATGAAATAAAAGCATTGGGGGAGCCCGAAGTACTGCTGTCCGCCTTGAAGCTGGAAGGGGTCGAAGAGAACTTCCGGCTCGCGAATAAAAAGGTGCTGGCCGAAAAACGGGACAAGCTGATGATTTCTGCAAACAAAGAAACACGCGTCATTCAATTTATGAAACCTGTAAAAGAAAAAGGAGATTCGTAA
- a CDS encoding small basic family protein: MWLPLIGLIVGLAVGFLLDWRVPQEYSSYLSIALLAGLDTIFGGIRSFLERTFNVRIFMSGFFFNTLFAAGLAFIGGFLGIDLYLAAIVAFGVRLFNNLAVIRRIVLSRWINQQE; this comes from the coding sequence ATGTGGCTCCCGCTTATCGGACTGATTGTCGGTCTCGCTGTCGGCTTCCTTCTGGATTGGCGCGTGCCCCAGGAGTATAGCAGCTATCTCTCCATCGCCCTCTTGGCTGGATTGGACACGATCTTTGGGGGAATCCGCTCGTTTCTGGAGCGCACCTTCAACGTTCGGATCTTCATGTCCGGATTCTTTTTCAATACGCTGTTTGCAGCCGGCCTTGCCTTCATCGGCGGCTTCCTGGGGATTGATCTTTACCTGGCGGCGATTGTGGCTTTCGGGGTGCGTCTTTTCAATAACCTGGCCGTAATTAGGAGAATTGTTCTATCCCGTTGGATCAATCAGCAGGAATAG
- a CDS encoding IS4 family transposase: MDKNTLFSSFGKYISPINIVKFQQRIDETDQDKYVKKLTTKAYLLLFLHAQLQQREGLRAIADDVLSKKFQRELGLSSISPAQLSRKNNRVDPALLEEIFVDLVGQIQRHSGNTYSLRKDMKIIDSTTIGLCLQKYKWATFRKTKAGIKLHLRLVFADQGDVYPEKITITGAKSNDRTQMESLIDEIGMMYVFDRGYVDYEKFDEYTDKGIFFASRLKDNAEIRHLYEFKIPLESSVLSDSMILLGTPQKRVDNVLRLIETLDSKGNLIRIITNRFDLEAEELSDIYRWRWQIELFFKWIKQHVKIKNFYGTSENAVRNQVLLALIAYCLLLLVKLEQNSQHSLLQIRRWLKVFLWQTFEQWIGRMNYQSKRTSRGRQKRN, from the coding sequence ATGGACAAGAATACCCTATTTTCTTCATTTGGTAAATACATTTCACCCATTAATATTGTGAAATTTCAACAACGGATAGACGAAACGGATCAGGACAAGTACGTGAAAAAGTTAACGACCAAAGCATATCTACTCCTGTTTTTGCATGCTCAACTTCAGCAACGAGAAGGACTCCGAGCCATTGCAGATGATGTTTTATCAAAGAAATTCCAGCGAGAGTTAGGACTGTCGTCGATTAGTCCCGCTCAGCTTAGTCGCAAAAACAATCGAGTAGATCCAGCTTTGCTTGAAGAAATATTTGTTGACCTTGTAGGGCAAATTCAGAGACACTCGGGCAACACGTATTCCCTTCGAAAAGACATGAAAATCATTGATTCTACAACGATTGGGCTGTGTTTGCAGAAGTACAAATGGGCAACTTTCCGTAAAACCAAGGCTGGCATCAAACTTCATCTTCGTCTCGTCTTTGCCGACCAGGGGGATGTGTATCCTGAAAAAATAACCATCACGGGTGCCAAGTCCAATGACCGCACTCAAATGGAATCGTTGATTGATGAGATCGGTATGATGTACGTCTTTGATCGAGGGTATGTGGATTATGAAAAATTTGATGAATACACGGACAAAGGCATCTTTTTCGCTTCTCGTCTAAAAGATAACGCCGAAATCCGTCATCTTTATGAATTCAAAATCCCCTTGGAAAGCTCCGTTTTATCGGATTCCATGATCCTTCTTGGAACGCCTCAAAAGCGGGTAGATAACGTGCTGCGACTCATTGAAACGCTTGATTCGAAGGGAAATCTCATTCGAATCATTACGAATCGGTTCGACCTGGAAGCAGAAGAACTCAGCGACATCTATCGTTGGCGTTGGCAAATTGAGCTGTTTTTCAAGTGGATAAAGCAGCATGTAAAGATCAAGAACTTCTATGGAACGAGTGAAAATGCGGTACGAAACCAAGTATTACTCGCACTCATTGCCTACTGCCTGTTGCTCCTTGTCAAACTGGAACAAAACAGTCAGCACAGCTTGTTGCAGATCAGGAGATGGCTAAAAGTGTTTCTTTGGCAAACGTTCGAACAATGGATAGGTAGAATGAATTACCAGTCCAAACGAACATCCAGAGGGCGACAGAAAAGGAATTAG
- the ftsA gene encoding cell division protein FtsA has protein sequence MVSNELIVSLDIGTSKVRVMIGEINNGSINIIGVGQSHSEGIKKGVIVDIDQTVHAIREAVDHAERMVGVSIEEVYVGITGNHIELHETQGVVAVSSEDREIREEDIQRVIQAAKVVAIPPDREIIEVVPKEYIVDGQGSIKDPRGMIGVRLEMEGTIVTGLKTVVHNIVRCAQRTNLRVAGIFLQPLAASTVALSKDDKNMGVVLVDIGAGSTTIGVFEQGKLAATTVIGIGGDHITSDIALGLRTHTDVADRVKIKNGCALIDEASEDVKFKVNRIGSEVEKQFTQVDLANIIEPRAAEIFQLVEEAVYKLGFRDEIAGGYVLTGGTVAMPGMLELAKEELDAPVRIAIPDYIGVRDPAYTTGVGLIQYALQLMERRSVRVTPSFKGTQKQTVVKQPKEGGGLMEKVKNWFSEFI, from the coding sequence TTGGTAAGTAATGAACTCATCGTCAGCCTAGACATTGGAACATCCAAAGTACGCGTCATGATCGGCGAAATCAACAACGGTTCCATCAACATCATCGGCGTCGGACAATCACATTCTGAAGGCATCAAGAAAGGTGTGATTGTTGACATCGACCAAACCGTGCATGCCATCCGGGAAGCGGTTGACCATGCCGAGCGCATGGTTGGCGTTTCAATCGAAGAAGTGTATGTGGGGATCACTGGAAACCATATCGAGTTGCATGAAACCCAAGGGGTTGTCGCTGTATCCAGCGAAGACCGTGAGATACGAGAAGAAGATATCCAACGCGTCATTCAGGCAGCGAAGGTCGTAGCGATTCCACCGGACCGTGAAATCATTGAGGTAGTTCCAAAGGAGTACATCGTAGACGGGCAAGGTAGTATAAAAGACCCGCGGGGCATGATTGGCGTCCGACTGGAAATGGAAGGTACCATTGTGACCGGATTGAAAACGGTTGTACATAACATTGTTCGCTGTGCTCAACGGACCAATTTGCGCGTGGCTGGAATTTTCTTGCAACCGCTTGCGGCTAGCACTGTCGCCCTTTCCAAAGATGACAAAAACATGGGTGTCGTTCTTGTCGACATCGGTGCGGGTTCTACCACGATCGGTGTATTCGAGCAAGGGAAGTTGGCAGCGACCACCGTGATCGGCATCGGTGGCGACCACATTACGAGCGACATTGCATTGGGATTGCGCACACATACGGATGTAGCAGACCGCGTGAAGATAAAAAACGGGTGTGCATTGATCGACGAAGCTTCTGAAGATGTGAAGTTCAAGGTGAACCGGATTGGCAGTGAAGTCGAAAAGCAGTTTACTCAAGTGGATTTGGCCAATATCATTGAGCCGCGCGCTGCAGAAATATTCCAACTGGTCGAGGAGGCCGTCTACAAGCTGGGCTTCCGCGACGAGATTGCAGGTGGCTACGTTCTCACAGGCGGTACCGTAGCGATGCCTGGCATGCTGGAATTGGCAAAAGAAGAATTGGACGCACCTGTTCGCATCGCAATTCCTGATTACATCGGAGTGCGGGATCCTGCCTACACCACAGGGGTAGGTTTGATTCAATATGCCTTGCAGTTGATGGAGCGCCGCAGCGTACGCGTCACCCCCTCATTCAAGGGCACTCAGAAGCAAACCGTTGTGAAGCAGCCGAAAGAAGGCGGCGGTTTAATGGAAAAAGTGAAAAACTGGTTTAGCGAGTTTATTTAG
- the ftsZ gene encoding cell division protein FtsZ, translating to MLEFDMDMESFARIKVIGCGGGGSNAVNRMIAGGLKGVEFITLNTDAQALQLSSADIKLQIGEKLTRGLGAGANPEIGKKAAEESRDMIENALRGADMVFVTAGMGGGTGTGAAPVVAEIAKELGALTVGVVTRPFSFEGRKRSQHGEAGIAALKEKVDTLIVIPNDRLLEIVDKNTPMLEAFREADNILRQGVQGISDLIAVPGLINLDFADVKTIMTERGSALMGIGVGSGENRAAEAARRAISSPLLETSIDGARGVLMNITGGTNLSLYEVNEAADIVSSAADPDVNMIFGAVINEDLKNELVVTVIATGFEQTQRAAEAPRRQQQPISSAGNRPTPISNVNTGRAKEEEDDKSLFSMSNLDNLDIPAFLRNRRRNKK from the coding sequence ATGCTGGAATTTGATATGGACATGGAATCCTTTGCACGAATTAAAGTAATTGGATGCGGCGGCGGCGGAAGCAACGCAGTCAACCGCATGATTGCAGGCGGTTTGAAAGGGGTAGAGTTCATCACCTTGAACACCGATGCCCAGGCGCTCCAATTGTCCAGTGCAGACATCAAACTGCAAATTGGCGAAAAACTGACGCGCGGTCTCGGAGCAGGCGCGAATCCTGAAATCGGAAAAAAAGCAGCGGAAGAAAGCCGCGATATGATTGAAAATGCCCTGCGCGGTGCGGACATGGTGTTCGTTACAGCGGGAATGGGCGGAGGAACGGGTACGGGGGCGGCTCCTGTAGTTGCAGAGATCGCCAAGGAACTGGGCGCTCTCACCGTTGGCGTTGTAACCCGTCCGTTTTCCTTCGAGGGCCGCAAGCGTTCCCAGCACGGTGAAGCCGGAATTGCTGCGCTCAAGGAAAAAGTAGACACGCTGATCGTCATTCCAAACGACCGTTTGCTGGAAATCGTCGATAAAAATACGCCGATGCTGGAAGCATTCCGTGAAGCGGACAACATCCTGCGCCAAGGGGTGCAAGGGATTTCCGACCTGATCGCGGTACCGGGGCTTATCAACCTCGACTTCGCTGACGTGAAAACGATCATGACCGAGCGCGGCTCCGCCCTGATGGGGATCGGCGTAGGCAGCGGGGAAAACCGTGCGGCAGAAGCGGCTCGCCGCGCTATTTCCAGCCCGCTTCTGGAGACGTCCATCGACGGCGCACGCGGTGTCCTGATGAACATCACAGGCGGTACGAATCTGAGCCTGTACGAAGTAAATGAAGCAGCCGACATCGTTTCTTCCGCAGCAGACCCGGATGTCAACATGATTTTCGGTGCGGTCATTAACGAAGACTTGAAAAACGAACTGGTGGTTACGGTGATTGCGACCGGCTTCGAGCAAACGCAGCGCGCGGCAGAAGCGCCTCGTCGCCAGCAACAGCCGATCAGCTCGGCCGGCAACCGCCCGACGCCGATTTCCAACGTGAATACGGGTCGTGCGAAGGAAGAAGAGGATGACAAGTCCCTCTTCTCCATGAGCAACCTCGACAACCTCGATATTCCGGCATTTTTGCGCAATCGTCGTCGTAACAAAAAATAG
- the spoIIGA gene encoding sigma-E processing peptidase SpoIIGA — MVVYLDIILLLNLAIDTLLLWFTAYFRKERVVWWRMIAAALFGCSYLVFFFFPAFSSMYQWSVKLLFSILMLWIAFGNRRLLSFAQNLIIFYFVAFVFGGGVFGLQYFLAPQNEIVNGLVVTHNDGFGVGFKPTLAIVAVGFTLVFFLGKKSYKAIQEPRRIETFLVDVVVTIAKEKVICRGLVDTGNQLHEPITRLPVMIIESRMLAHLLPPSLLRQTDENGGVWEKLDGSWDDLPIEWQSRVRLIPYRSVSRGMDFLLAIKPDHVLVVQEGLRYETEKVLIGLNPIPLSADGKYQAIVHPAMMEAYTQEPTFILKQEG, encoded by the coding sequence GTGGTTGTGTATCTTGATATCATTCTACTCCTCAACCTCGCCATTGATACCTTGTTGCTCTGGTTTACGGCGTATTTTCGCAAAGAGCGCGTGGTGTGGTGGAGAATGATCGCGGCCGCCTTGTTCGGGTGCTCGTATCTGGTCTTTTTCTTTTTCCCGGCGTTTTCATCCATGTATCAATGGTCAGTCAAACTGCTCTTTTCCATTCTCATGCTCTGGATTGCATTTGGTAACAGGAGGTTGTTGTCGTTTGCGCAAAACTTAATCATCTTTTACTTTGTCGCTTTTGTCTTTGGAGGCGGGGTATTCGGTCTGCAATATTTTTTGGCCCCGCAAAACGAAATCGTCAACGGATTGGTTGTGACGCACAATGACGGGTTTGGCGTCGGCTTCAAGCCTACGCTCGCGATTGTTGCCGTCGGCTTCACGCTCGTCTTTTTCCTCGGGAAAAAGAGCTACAAGGCGATCCAGGAGCCGCGCAGGATCGAAACGTTTCTCGTCGATGTCGTCGTGACCATAGCCAAGGAGAAAGTCATTTGCCGCGGTTTGGTGGACACAGGCAATCAGCTCCACGAGCCGATTACGCGTCTGCCGGTCATGATTATCGAAAGTCGCATGCTGGCTCATCTGCTTCCGCCGTCGCTTCTCCGACAAACCGATGAAAACGGTGGAGTGTGGGAGAAGCTGGACGGATCCTGGGATGACCTGCCGATCGAATGGCAGTCTCGCGTGCGCCTGATCCCGTATCGGAGCGTGTCGCGGGGAATGGATTTTTTGCTTGCGATCAAGCCAGATCATGTGTTGGTTGTACAGGAAGGGCTTCGTTATGAAACCGAAAAAGTGCTGATCGGGCTGAACCCGATTCCGCTCTCAGCCGACGGGAAGTACCAAGCGATCGTGCATCCTGCCATGATGGAAGCATATACGCAAGAACCTACCTTTATTCTCAAACAGGAGGGCTAA
- the sigE gene encoding RNA polymerase sporulation sigma factor SigE, giving the protein MYVKLRLQLQLTWYRFLLWIGVRAEEVYYIGGSEALPPPLTREEEEVLLGRLPSGDPAVRGMLIERNLRLVVYIARKFENTGINIEDLVSIGTIGLIKAVNTFDPEKNIKLATYASRCIENEILMYLRRNNKIRSEVSFDEPLNIDWDGNELLLSDVLGTENDTIYKNIEDQVDRKLLKKALDKLSERERIIMELRFGLAGEEEKTQKDVADLLGISQSYISRLEKRIIKRLRKEFNKMV; this is encoded by the coding sequence ATGTATGTAAAACTTCGCCTACAACTCCAGTTGACCTGGTACCGTTTCCTGCTGTGGATTGGTGTACGCGCTGAAGAAGTCTATTATATTGGCGGGAGTGAAGCATTGCCTCCACCGTTGACGCGAGAAGAAGAGGAAGTGCTCCTGGGACGCCTGCCATCGGGCGATCCTGCGGTGCGCGGTATGCTGATCGAGCGCAATCTGCGGCTGGTCGTCTACATTGCCCGCAAGTTCGAAAATACGGGGATCAACATTGAGGATTTGGTCAGCATCGGGACGATCGGCTTGATTAAAGCGGTCAACACGTTTGACCCGGAGAAAAACATCAAGCTGGCGACATACGCCTCCCGCTGTATCGAGAACGAGATTTTGATGTATTTGCGCCGCAACAACAAAATTCGCTCCGAGGTGTCTTTTGACGAGCCGCTCAACATCGACTGGGATGGCAACGAGCTGCTGTTGTCGGATGTGCTCGGCACGGAAAACGACACGATCTATAAAAATATCGAGGACCAGGTGGATCGCAAGCTGTTGAAAAAAGCACTGGATAAGCTGTCCGAGCGGGAACGCATCATCATGGAGCTGCGCTTCGGCCTGGCAGGCGAAGAGGAGAAGACACAAAAAGACGTGGCCGATCTGCTCGGAATCTCCCAGTCGTATATTTCCCGTTTGGAAAAGCGAATTATAAAACGGTTGCGAAAAGAATTCAACAAAATGGTCTAG
- the sigG gene encoding RNA polymerase sporulation sigma factor SigG, which translates to MTRNKVEICGVDTSKLPVLTNKEMRDLFERLQSGELAAREKLVNGNLRLVLSVIQRFNNRGEFVDDLFQVGCIGLMKAIDNFDLGQNVKFSTYAVPMIIGEIRRYLRDNNPIRVSRSLRDIAYKALQVRDNLTNKHSREPTITEISQELNVAKEDVVFALDAIQDPVSLFEPIYQDGGDPIYVMDQISDEKNKDVTWVEEIALREGMQRLGDREKMILSMRFYEGKTQMEVAEEIGISQAQVSRLEKAAIAHMQKHVQS; encoded by the coding sequence GTGACGCGCAATAAGGTAGAGATATGCGGGGTAGATACTTCCAAGCTTCCGGTGCTGACAAACAAAGAAATGCGTGATTTGTTTGAGCGCCTGCAAAGCGGTGAGCTGGCTGCCCGTGAGAAACTGGTCAACGGCAACCTGCGTCTGGTGTTGAGTGTGATTCAGCGGTTCAACAATCGCGGAGAGTTCGTCGACGATCTGTTTCAAGTAGGCTGCATCGGATTGATGAAAGCGATCGACAACTTTGATCTGGGGCAAAACGTGAAGTTCTCTACGTACGCCGTCCCGATGATTATCGGGGAGATCAGGCGCTATCTGCGCGACAACAACCCGATTCGCGTTTCCCGTTCGCTGCGGGACATCGCCTACAAAGCCCTTCAGGTGCGAGACAACCTGACCAACAAGCATTCGCGAGAGCCCACCATTACCGAGATTTCTCAGGAATTGAACGTCGCCAAGGAGGACGTCGTGTTCGCGCTCGATGCGATTCAGGACCCCGTCTCGCTTTTTGAGCCGATCTATCAGGATGGGGGAGATCCCATCTACGTCATGGATCAAATCAGCGATGAAAAGAACAAGGATGTCACATGGGTCGAAGAAATCGCCCTCCGCGAAGGGATGCAACGTCTGGGTGATCGGGAAAAAATGATTTTATCCATGCGCTTTTACGAGGGAAAAACCCAGATGGAAGTAGCAGAGGAAATCGGAATTTCGCAGGCACAAGTTTCCCGGCTGGAGAAGGCAGCCATCGCCCATATGCAAAAGCACGTCCAATCGTAA
- a CDS encoding YlmC/YmxH family sporulation protein has product MVKISDFQTKEVVNILDGKRLGTISDLEIDLRHGRVEAIVVPGPGKFLGFFSSGNDYVIPWRNIVKIGKDVVLVRMEEALKVEARTSGGDEYRE; this is encoded by the coding sequence ATGGTAAAAATCTCTGACTTCCAGACAAAAGAAGTGGTGAACATCCTGGATGGGAAGCGGCTGGGGACGATATCCGATTTGGAGATTGATCTGCGCCACGGACGCGTGGAAGCGATTGTCGTGCCGGGGCCAGGCAAATTCCTCGGGTTCTTTTCCTCCGGGAATGATTACGTCATTCCGTGGCGCAATATTGTGAAGATCGGGAAAGATGTGGTGCTGGTCCGGATGGAGGAGGCACTCAAGGTAGAAGCCAGAACCTCTGGCGGGGATGAATACAGGGAGTAA
- the pgeF gene encoding peptidoglycan editing factor PgeF has product MREPFVLEGEKSILALADWQAHFPGLVAGFTVRLGGESEESYGSFNMGLHVGDDPAHVIANRKKLAEQVGMPFEAWTCADQVHGNRVCQVTAGGAGKESLGDVIAATDGLFTQQKGVLLTSFYADCVPLYFLDPASGAIGLAHAGWKGTVGRIAEEMVKALQTHYKAKPGDIRVAIGPSIGGCCYEVDERIMTQVRTSAENWKTAVSASTEGKYMLDLRQLNTEILREAGISRANMLVTDWCTSCRTDLFFSHRKEAGPGKMTGRMASYIGWKETEGR; this is encoded by the coding sequence ATGAGAGAACCGTTTGTCTTGGAAGGGGAAAAATCCATTTTGGCGCTGGCGGACTGGCAAGCGCATTTCCCGGGGCTCGTGGCGGGCTTTACGGTTCGCCTTGGCGGGGAAAGCGAGGAATCGTACGGCTCGTTTAATATGGGACTGCACGTGGGAGACGACCCGGCGCATGTGATCGCGAACCGAAAAAAGCTGGCCGAGCAGGTCGGGATGCCGTTTGAGGCGTGGACATGCGCCGACCAGGTGCACGGCAACCGCGTCTGTCAGGTGACGGCGGGAGGTGCGGGAAAAGAGAGCCTCGGAGACGTCATTGCCGCAACAGACGGGCTGTTCACGCAGCAAAAGGGAGTCTTGCTGACGTCGTTTTACGCTGATTGCGTTCCGCTTTATTTTCTCGACCCGGCATCAGGAGCGATCGGGCTTGCCCACGCGGGCTGGAAAGGGACGGTCGGGCGTATTGCCGAGGAAATGGTGAAGGCGCTGCAAACGCACTATAAGGCGAAGCCGGGGGACATCCGCGTCGCGATTGGGCCATCCATCGGAGGTTGCTGCTACGAGGTGGATGAACGGATCATGACGCAGGTGCGGACGAGTGCGGAAAACTGGAAGACGGCAGTCTCTGCCTCCACAGAAGGGAAGTACATGCTCGATTTGCGGCAGTTAAATACGGAAATTTTGCGGGAAGCGGGGATTTCCCGGGCAAATATGTTGGTGACGGACTGGTGTACAAGCTGCCGGACAGACTTGTTTTTCTCGCATCGAAAAGAAGCCGGACCGGGCAAAATGACAGGACGAATGGCTTCGTATATCGGCTGGAAGGAAACAGAAGGGAGATAG
- a CDS encoding YggS family pyridoxal phosphate-dependent enzyme, protein MKIKEQEVLKERLAAIETRIQAACERANRRREEVKIIAVTKYVDEQAIGDLLDVGIEHIGENRVQDALPKYELHKDRGIWHFIGHLQTNKAKEVVGRFPYIHSLDRLSLAQELNRRAKAIDQVVNCFLQVNISGEETKFGLSPNDVLAFLRETSNMKHIKIVGLMTMAPVVEDQEEARPVFRGLCEWKARINECAFPHAHIEELSMGMSSDFEVAIEEGATYIRLGSVLVKPE, encoded by the coding sequence GTGAAAATCAAGGAGCAGGAAGTGTTGAAAGAAAGATTGGCGGCGATTGAGACGCGCATTCAGGCGGCTTGCGAGAGGGCGAACCGTCGGCGCGAGGAAGTGAAAATCATCGCTGTGACCAAATACGTCGACGAGCAGGCCATCGGTGATTTGCTGGATGTCGGGATCGAGCATATCGGGGAAAACCGGGTGCAGGATGCCTTGCCGAAATACGAGTTGCACAAAGACAGAGGCATCTGGCATTTTATCGGGCATCTGCAAACGAACAAGGCAAAAGAAGTCGTCGGGCGTTTCCCGTACATTCATTCGCTGGACCGCCTCTCGCTCGCCCAGGAGCTGAATCGCCGAGCCAAGGCGATCGACCAGGTCGTCAACTGCTTTTTGCAGGTCAATATTTCCGGGGAAGAGACAAAATTTGGGCTTAGTCCCAACGATGTATTGGCTTTTTTGCGTGAAACCAGTAATATGAAACATATAAAGATCGTCGGATTAATGACGATGGCGCCTGTTGTCGAAGATCAGGAGGAGGCGCGACCTGTATTTCGCGGACTGTGCGAGTGGAAAGCGCGGATCAATGAATGCGCGTTCCCGCATGCTCACATAGAAGAATTGTCCATGGGCATGTCCAGTGATTTTGAAGTGGCAATTGAAGAGGGAGCTACATATATTCGTCTTGGCTCTGTTTTGGTCAAGCCGGAATAG